In the genome of Meles meles chromosome 16, mMelMel3.1 paternal haplotype, whole genome shotgun sequence, one region contains:
- the LOC123926900 gene encoding MICOS complex subunit MIC26-like, which produces MFKIASVFQVIQRAVGPASLSLLTFKVYASPKKDSPHKASVKVNELSLYSVPEGQSKYVEEPRTPLEESISHLRHYCEPYTSWCQEMYSQTKPKMQSLVQWGLGSYEYLQNAPPGFFPRLGVIGFAGIVGLLLARGSKIKKLVSPPGFMGLAASLYYPQQATVFVQVSGEKLYDWGLRGYIVIEDLWKENFQKPGNVKNSPGNKQNAPCSAHFNQL; this is translated from the coding sequence ATGTTCAAGATTGCTTCTGTGTTTCAGGTAATTCAGAGGGCTGTGGGGCCGGCCAGCCTCAGTCTGCTCACCTTCAAAGTCTATGCATCACCTAAAAAGGACTCACCTCACAAAGCTTCTGTGAAGGTTAATGAGCTTTCACTCTACTCCGTTCCCGAGGGTCAGTCTAAATATGTGGAAGAGCCAAGGACCCCACTTGAGGAAAGCATTTCACATCTCCGACATTATTGCGAGCCATATACAAGTTGGTGTCAGGAAATGTACTCACAAACTAAGCCCAAGATGCAGAGCTTGGTTCAGTGGGGGTTAGGCAGCTATGAATATCTCCAAaatgcacctcctggattttttcCAAGACTTGGTGTTATCGGTTTTGCTGGCATTGTTGGACTTCTTTTGGCTAGAGGctcaaaaataaagaagctgGTGTCTCCGCCTGGATTCATGGGACTTGCTGCCTCTCTTTATTACCCACAACAAGCCACCGTATTTGTCCAGGTCAGTGGGGAGAAATTATATGACTGGGGTTTACGAGGATACATAGTCATAGAAGATTTGTGGAAGGAGAACTTTCAAAAGCCAGGAAATGTGAAGAATTCACCTGGAAATAAGCAGAATGCTCCatgctctgcccattttaatcagTTATAG